The Methanobrevibacter sp. genome segment GGAATCAATCAACAACAATGAGTATTATTTGAATCAGGCTTTGGAGTCATTTAAAAGAAATGACATTGAAGTTAGGATGGCTCGAACAGCACAGAATGCATTGGATATAATTGATGAGCTGCTTGATGAGTATGATGCAGCAACAGTTGCAAAGGCAAAATCAAACACATTAGGTGAAATTGACCTTAAGGGTCATTTGGCAGAAAAAAATATTGATGTTGTTGAAACCGATCTTGGAGACAGGATTCTGCAGCTAAAAAAAGTTGACAACAAGCCAGTTCATCCTACAGGTCCCGCTTCACATTTGAATATTTCACAAATTGCTGATATAGTCAATGATTCACTTAATGTTGGAGTTGATGAGGTTCCAAGAGAAATCATGGAAGCTGTAAGAAGTGATGTTTTAAATCGCTTGAAAAGTGCCAACGTAGGTATAAGTGGAACCAATGCAATAGCGTCCGAAGAGGGGTCATGTGTAATGGTGCACAATGAGGGTAATATTTCAATAGTTTCACTGAAAGATTTGCATATAATCGTAGCTGGAATTGATAAAATAGTGCCTACATTGGAGGATGCAATCTCCATTGTAAAGTTGGAGACAATATTTGCAACAGGAAACTATGTGACATCATATATGAATGTAATTTCAGGGCCATCTAAAACCGCAGACATTGAAAAAAAGCTACTTAAAAACATGTATGGTGCTGAAAGGGTAGTTTTAATACTGTTGGATAATGGAAGAAGCAATGCTGCTCCTGAATGCATGTACTGCATAGGATGCGGAAACTGCATTGTGCACTGTCCAGTATATAATGCTGTTGGAAACGAATTCGGATTCAATAACTACCTGGGCGGACGGGGAGTTGCAATGTCAAAATTCATTGAAGACGATGAGACCTGCTTTGAATCAGGATTGTTCATGTGCACATTATGCGGATTATGCACTCTTAACTGTCCGGTATCAATACCTACAAATGAAATAATCGAGAACATGAGAAAACTGTCAACTGAAGTTGGATTTTATCCGAAGGCTCATGGCAAGATTAAGGATAATGTATCTAAAAAGGATTCTCCATATTGATTTTAATCATTTTTTTTTAGTGACTCCTTTGTATATGGATATAGATTTTCAGATAATATTTTAATCTATTAACTATTTAGATTTAAAGAGCATGTTAAAAATGTAATATTAATTTTTCATCTTTTTTTTAAGTAGTTATGAAGTTCTTAAAACTTTTAATTTTTTCATAAGTCCACAATTTTCTTTTTTCTTTAGTGTTTTTCACATACTAAAATCAATATTGTAATGGCTTTATTTTTCTATTTAGACATCAATATTGCTTTTTTAGCCTACATACCTGTATATACTTATTAATTCAATAGTTATTTGTTTGATAATTCTTTTCACCGGTGAAAATAATTGGGGAGGATTATTATGAAAACTTTAAAAAATCTAAAAAAAATTAAAAATAGGGATGAGTATGTCAGACTTTGTGAATTAAATTATGCAAATACTTTCTTAGAAGTCACCGCTCAAAATGAGGAGATTATACAGATTTTACCGACTGAAATTATTAATCCTAACCTTGAAAACAAGTTCACAGACCTTAGGGGATTAACAAAATCCGGTAAAATTGTAATAATTGAAGGGCACACTGGCATCCTAAAAGATTATCATCTTGTGAGATACTATGGATATCACAAAGATACTGGATGTGATTACTCAAAAGATGTGAAATTCATTATTGCTTGTCTTTCAAAAGGTAATAATCAAAAAAGACTAATGACTGAGGAAAATATTTGTTTTAAGCCATATGTACTTGAGCTTAAAAAAATTAAAGCACATAAATATTTAAATAGCTTGAGAACTAAATTTAAAAATCAGACAGAACTTGACCACAGTGATTGTGGGCTTCTAGTTCACTTACCTCTCTTTGATATACCTATCTCTGAAAAAGAATATGTTCATGAAGTTTGTGGATATATTAAAGAGTATTCATGCATTCCTGAAGAAGAAAAACGAATAATTATTCCTGCAATGTATTTGAATATTCAAAGATATATTGATGATGAATACGAACAAGAAAAATTACTTGAGGCGGTAAATATGTTGAAATATTGTGAAAATGGATTAGATAGGCAAATTAGACTTGCCCGTGAAGATGAATCTAAAAAAGTTACTGAAAACTTTGCTTGCAAACTTTTACGTGATAAACAGGATGAAAGTTATGTTCATAAAATGACTGATTTGCATATTTCCAGAATTAAAGAGTTAAAAGCAAATCTTTAAAAATTTGTTTTTTTTTTATCTTTTCTTTTTTTGTTTATGATTAATTAATTTAAATTAACATTATAATTCTTCCTAAAATCAATAGTATTATAAATAATAAAAAAGTAATATTATTATATTATAAAATTATATTTTATTGGAGGAAATACATGCTTCTATTAATAAGTCCTATAAATCATGAAGAAGCTCTTGAATCTATTAAAGGTGGAGCAGATATTGTTGATGTGAAAAATCCTAAGGAAGGCTCTTTAGGTGCTAATTTCCCATGGGTTATCAAAGAAATCAGGGAATTGACTCCTGAAGACAAGCTTGTCAGTGCAACTTTAGGGGATGTACCTTACAAACCAGGTACAGTTTCACTTGCAGCAATGGGTGCTCACGTTTCCGGAGCAGATTATATTAAAGTCGGATTATACGGAACAAAAAACCATGACGAAGCAGTTGAAGTCATGGAAAACGTTGTAAAAACTGTAAAAGATATTAG includes the following:
- a CDS encoding LUD domain-containing protein encodes the protein ESINNNEYYLNQALESFKRNDIEVRMARTAQNALDIIDELLDEYDAATVAKAKSNTLGEIDLKGHLAEKNIDVVETDLGDRILQLKKVDNKPVHPTGPASHLNISQIADIVNDSLNVGVDEVPREIMEAVRSDVLNRLKSANVGISGTNAIASEEGSCVMVHNEGNISIVSLKDLHIIVAGIDKIVPTLEDAISIVKLETIFATGNYVTSYMNVISGPSKTADIEKKLLKNMYGAERVVLILLDNGRSNAAPECMYCIGCGNCIVHCPVYNAVGNEFGFNNYLGGRGVAMSKFIEDDETCFESGLFMCTLCGLCTLNCPVSIPTNEIIENMRKLSTEVGFYPKAHGKIKDNVSKKDSPY